A section of the Candidatus Goldiibacteriota bacterium genome encodes:
- a CDS encoding putative sulfate/molybdate transporter translates to MKNPVKFFSERIRFDRNEFLGAFGDIGTSLPLLVAVIAASGIDGAKAFIMFGLIQMVTAIIYGVPMSIQPLKAVAMLVIAQKLSGNIIFGAGLSIGIVMLFLTLTGVLEKIGKILPATVIRGIQFGLGIQLATTALKVYIPSEGIPGYVLAGTCAIIGFVLLGNRKYPPALLLIITGIIYAVISGKSGAALLKPETVSGLLYIPKTADIIAGFLLLAIPQIPLSLGNSIYATEKLANEYFPEKKITSRKIGMTYSIMNIINPFLGGLPVCHGSGGMAGHYAFGARTGGSVFIYGLIIFAAGIMGGDGMSGFIAMFPKPVLGAILFFEAIALMSLARNYAQEKNSFSVILLTGTIAAAVPYGYVTGMICGTLLHNFYMSQNTIQQGVKTEKAAAK, encoded by the coding sequence ATGAAAAACCCGGTAAAGTTTTTTAGTGAAAGAATCAGGTTTGACAGAAACGAATTTTTAGGAGCGTTTGGCGACATAGGAACTTCCCTGCCGCTTCTTGTTGCTGTCATTGCCGCATCGGGAATAGACGGCGCAAAAGCGTTTATAATGTTTGGACTGATACAGATGGTAACTGCTATTATTTACGGTGTACCCATGTCTATCCAGCCGTTAAAAGCTGTGGCTATGCTTGTGATTGCGCAAAAACTTTCCGGGAATATTATTTTTGGAGCGGGATTGTCTATAGGGATAGTGATGCTGTTTCTTACCCTGACAGGCGTGTTGGAGAAAATCGGAAAAATACTTCCGGCAACGGTCATAAGGGGCATTCAGTTTGGATTGGGGATACAGCTTGCCACTACCGCTTTAAAAGTATACATACCATCAGAAGGAATTCCCGGTTATGTGCTTGCGGGCACCTGTGCCATAATAGGTTTTGTGCTTTTAGGCAACAGAAAATATCCGCCCGCGCTGCTGCTTATAATAACAGGGATTATTTATGCTGTCATAAGCGGTAAAAGTGGTGCAGCTTTATTAAAACCGGAAACGGTGTCCGGCCTGTTATATATCCCGAAGACAGCGGACATAATTGCAGGGTTCCTTCTGCTTGCCATTCCACAGATACCCTTGTCACTGGGGAACTCCATATATGCTACTGAAAAACTGGCAAATGAATATTTCCCTGAAAAGAAGATTACGTCCCGTAAGATTGGGATGACATATTCAATTATGAACATCATCAATCCGTTTTTGGGGGGGCTGCCTGTATGCCACGGTTCCGGAGGTATGGCAGGGCATTATGCTTTTGGCGCAAGGACAGGAGGTTCGGTTTTTATTTATGGCCTTATCATATTTGCAGCCGGAATCATGGGGGGGGACGGAATGTCCGGGTTTATAGCAATGTTTCCTAAACCGGTGCTTGGAGCGATACTTTTTTTTGAAGCTATTGCGCTGATGTCGCTTGCAAGAAATTACGCGCAGGAAAAAAATTCATTTTCTGTAATTTTATTAACGGGAACCATAGCCGCGGCTGTGCCATACGGCTATGTAACAGGAATGATATGCGGGACGCTGCTGCATAATTTCTATATGTCACAGAATACAATACAACAGGGCGTTAAAACTGAAAAGGCGGCGGCAAAATGA
- the nifB gene encoding nitrogenase cofactor biosynthesis protein NifB: protein MSIDLSSHPCFDPKARHKYGRIHLPVAPRCNVQCNFCSRDFDCVNESRPGVTSGILLPEQAVEYLDKLMARKKNISVVGIAGPGDPFANPQETLETLKLVREKYPEILLCLATNGLNILPYIEELKNYNISHVTITISAVDPEIIKKIYAWYRYDKRVHNGAEGAPLILSRQLEAVRQLKAAGITVKINTIVLPGINEKHIAEVARVAAENGADVQNCIPCFRNTGTPFENIIPPTPEEMAAIRMEAGKFIKQMSHCARCRADAAGLLGEAMDPEDTADLKISAEGQGCSGSYIDNSRIEKAVYESLKARPYVAAASREGVFINAHLGEAMSFMILGKDGDGGVKLIEIRNSPESGGGILRWKELGALLSDCGAVFVSGVGAKPMYTLMAMGTYALVSEGLVIDAAAAALYGKPLKGVLKIQKSRCGQSCAGTGGGCG, encoded by the coding sequence ATGTCTATCGACTTAAGTTCACACCCGTGTTTTGACCCGAAAGCAAGGCATAAATACGGCAGGATACATCTGCCTGTTGCCCCCCGCTGCAATGTGCAGTGTAATTTCTGTTCAAGGGATTTTGACTGTGTTAATGAAAGCAGGCCTGGGGTTACAAGCGGTATCCTCCTGCCGGAACAGGCTGTTGAATATCTGGATAAGCTGATGGCGCGTAAAAAAAATATATCGGTGGTGGGAATAGCCGGGCCTGGGGATCCCTTTGCGAATCCCCAAGAGACACTGGAAACCTTAAAACTTGTGCGCGAGAAATATCCGGAAATTCTTCTATGCCTTGCCACAAACGGGCTGAACATACTGCCATACATTGAAGAGTTAAAAAACTACAACATAAGCCACGTAACAATTACGATAAGCGCGGTGGATCCGGAAATCATAAAAAAAATATATGCCTGGTACCGTTACGATAAAAGGGTTCATAACGGTGCAGAAGGGGCGCCTCTTATACTTTCGCGCCAGCTGGAGGCCGTCAGGCAGCTTAAAGCAGCTGGTATAACGGTAAAAATAAATACAATTGTGCTGCCGGGAATAAATGAAAAACATATAGCCGAAGTGGCCCGGGTGGCGGCTGAAAACGGAGCGGATGTTCAAAACTGTATTCCATGTTTCAGAAATACCGGTACGCCTTTTGAAAATATAATACCGCCCACGCCGGAGGAAATGGCAGCTATACGAATGGAAGCCGGAAAATTTATAAAACAGATGTCACATTGTGCCAGATGCAGGGCCGACGCGGCAGGGCTTCTTGGGGAAGCAATGGATCCCGAAGACACGGCAGACCTGAAAATTTCCGCGGAAGGGCAGGGCTGTTCGGGCAGTTATATAGATAACAGCCGGATTGAAAAAGCTGTCTATGAAAGTTTAAAGGCCAGGCCGTATGTCGCTGCTGCAAGCAGGGAAGGGGTGTTTATCAATGCCCACCTTGGAGAGGCCATGTCGTTTATGATTCTTGGAAAAGATGGTGACGGCGGCGTCAAACTTATAGAAATAAGAAACTCCCCGGAATCAGGCGGGGGAATACTCCGCTGGAAGGAGCTTGGCGCTTTGCTTTCCGACTGCGGCGCGGTTTTTGTAAGCGGCGTAGGAGCCAAGCCTATGTACACTCTTATGGCGATGGGGACATATGCGCTTGTATCCGAAGGGCTGGTAATAGACGCGGCTGCCGCGGCGCTGTACGGAAAACCGCTTAAAGGGGTATTAAAAATTCAGAAGAGCCGCTGCGGACAATCATGCGCGGGAACCGGCGGCGGATGCGGATAG
- a CDS encoding nitrogenase, which yields MKTKEAPAAVTNACKLCSPLGAVLAFKGIEGAVCILHGSQGCATYIRRYMISHYKEPLDVASSSFSEDTAIFGGSFTLMQGLDNLIKQYRPALIGVATTCLSETIGDDAGRILHDYKKERAGQGLPVLIKVSTAAYKGTHADGFVSAVRETVEALAKKGTKNDSVNIFPGMLSPEDLRNIKETAEVFGLRYTLFPDYSETLDAGQWGGYELLPPGGTPLEALTDTANAAVTIELGNSAGQGETAGKYLQKEFGVKRASLPVPIGVKATDLFMEELEKAAGKQIPDKYLKERGRLIDSYVDGHKYVFGVKAAVFGEEDLVVSMAAFLDEIGMIPSVCASGAPAGKLENLLREAIPDFDAKEITVLEDADFELIEQAVKKISPKIMIGSSKGYKISRKLNIPLVRCGFPVHDRAGGARIAHVLYKGSQQLFDRIVNKLLEDAQENSAAGFSYM from the coding sequence ATGAAAACTAAAGAAGCGCCTGCAGCTGTTACAAATGCCTGCAAATTATGTTCCCCTCTTGGAGCGGTGCTGGCTTTTAAAGGGATAGAGGGTGCTGTATGCATTCTGCACGGCTCGCAGGGCTGTGCCACTTACATAAGGCGGTACATGATAAGCCACTATAAGGAACCTCTTGATGTGGCATCGTCAAGTTTTTCTGAAGACACAGCCATTTTTGGCGGATCTTTTACTTTAATGCAGGGTCTGGATAATCTTATAAAACAATACAGGCCCGCGCTTATCGGCGTGGCCACTACCTGCCTTTCAGAGACCATAGGCGATGATGCGGGGCGCATATTGCATGACTATAAAAAAGAAAGGGCAGGGCAGGGCCTGCCTGTGCTGATAAAAGTTTCCACTGCCGCTTATAAAGGTACGCATGCCGACGGGTTTGTATCGGCGGTCAGGGAAACGGTGGAAGCGCTTGCGAAAAAAGGGACAAAAAATGATTCCGTGAATATATTTCCGGGAATGCTCTCCCCGGAAGATCTGCGCAATATAAAAGAAACAGCTGAAGTTTTTGGCCTGCGGTATACCTTGTTTCCGGATTACTCTGAAACTTTGGACGCCGGGCAGTGGGGCGGATACGAACTTCTTCCGCCGGGCGGTACGCCGCTTGAAGCGCTGACAGATACTGCAAATGCGGCTGTCACAATTGAACTGGGTAATTCTGCCGGACAGGGTGAGACAGCGGGAAAATACCTGCAAAAAGAATTCGGGGTAAAAAGGGCGTCACTGCCCGTGCCTATCGGCGTAAAGGCCACAGATTTGTTTATGGAAGAGCTTGAAAAAGCCGCAGGCAAGCAGATCCCGGATAAATATCTGAAAGAACGCGGCAGGCTTATAGATTCATATGTGGACGGCCATAAATATGTTTTTGGCGTAAAAGCTGCTGTTTTTGGCGAAGAAGACCTTGTGGTTTCCATGGCTGCTTTTCTTGATGAAATAGGAATGATACCTTCTGTATGCGCGTCAGGCGCGCCGGCGGGAAAACTTGAAAATCTTCTGCGTGAAGCCATTCCTGATTTTGATGCAAAGGAAATAACGGTGCTTGAAGACGCGGATTTTGAATTGATAGAACAGGCTGTAAAAAAAATATCACCTAAAATTATGATAGGCAGCAGCAAAGGGTACAAAATTTCAAGAAAACTGAACATACCGCTGGTCAGGTGCGGGTTTCCCGTGCATGACAGGGCGGGCGGAGCGCGTATCGCTCACGTGCTGTATAAAGGCAGCCAGCAGCTTTTTGACCGGATAGTAAATAAACTGCTTGAAGACGCGCAGGAGAATTCCGCGGCCGGCTTCAGCTATATGTAA
- a CDS encoding (2Fe-2S) ferredoxin domain-containing protein encodes MQKPDHHILVCCSFRTSGAPQGVCNKKDAPQLLGYLENEIADRGLAVQVSSTGCLKVCDRGPAMVIYPDNIWYGGIESTDSIDEILDALEEGKPADKYVIA; translated from the coding sequence ATGCAAAAACCGGACCATCACATCTTAGTATGCTGTAGTTTCAGAACTTCAGGGGCGCCGCAGGGCGTCTGCAATAAAAAAGACGCGCCTCAGCTTCTGGGTTATCTGGAAAATGAGATAGCGGACAGAGGGCTTGCCGTGCAGGTATCAAGTACGGGCTGCCTTAAAGTCTGCGACCGCGGCCCTGCCATGGTAATTTACCCTGACAATATCTGGTACGGAGGAATTGAAAGCACAGATTCAATAGACGAGATACTGGATGCGCTTGAAGAAGGAAAACCAGCGGATAAATATGTCATAGCTTAA